Proteins found in one Triticum urartu cultivar G1812 chromosome 4, Tu2.1, whole genome shotgun sequence genomic segment:
- the LOC125550221 gene encoding non-specific lipid transfer protein GPI-anchored 5-like, protein MARRVLGVVAVLVLVATATRCSAQTTTMTMPTCAPVPLSLSPCIGYLFGVGSAALPSCCSQLQAFFQSQGPCLCAMSKLAPSPFGLVLGQVQGMIPNVCNLPTDPCDDVFGASNSTDDSATPTAKATAPEAAPPAATPAEPATTPESAGATEAPPAAGDDSPAVATKTGQVAPQAAGPSTDSQGISKLPELLHAAGAPSSAAATVLISVFLAYVSAMFV, encoded by the exons ATGGCTCGGCGTGTGCTCGGGGTGGTcgccgtcctcgtcctcgtcgcgACGGCGACACGTTGCTCGGCGcagacgacgacgatgacgatgCCCACGTGCGCGCCGGTGCCGCTCAGCCTGTCCCCGTGCATCGGCTACCTCTTCGGCGTCGGCTCGGCGGCGCTGCCGTCGTGCTGCTCGCAGCTGCAGGCCTTCTTCCAGTCCCAGGGCCCCTGCCTGTGCGCCATGTCCAAGCTCGCGCCCAGCCCCTTCGGCCTCGTCCTCGGCCAGGTCCAGGGCATGATCCCCAACGTGTGCAACCTGCCCACCGACCCGTGCGACG ATGTCTTTGGCGCGAGCAATTCGACGGACGACTCGGCGACCCCAACCGCAAAGGCCACGGCTCCAGAGGCGGCACCTCCGGCAGCTACTCCCGCCGAGCCTGCAACCACACCGGAGAGTGCTGGTGCGACTGAAGCTCCACCGGCAGCAGGTGACGATTCTCCGGCTGTTGCCACGAAGACAGGACAGGTTGCTCCCCAAGCAGCTGGACCAAGCACCGATTCACAGGGGATATCAAAGCTCCCAGAACTGCTGCACGCAGCAGGCGCGCCGAGCTCTGCCGCTGCCACCGTGCTCATCAGTGTGTTTCTTGCCTATGTTTCGGCCATGTTTGTGTAA
- the LOC125550220 gene encoding protein CDC73 homolog: protein MDPLAVLRDYAARGDLDKIIFNGDDVLFGDDYTFPANVPTAFTSKQSGRPYPLSAAVFLAQHNDLKHTDFLQAARLRRIPPVSLPDRKTFLDFLHFGDSSLPSAEPLLPSSFAQDAHPPPPPPPPEEEGEDPDADEASTAHVRALERPLKDRNAVLDARGRDFLAIYHAALRREEDRLRNKDAAPSATGRHEPSATAAAALANPKLDKSLGDGFVPIILVPSASQTLITIYNVKDFLEDFVFVPSNEKMRAMKGSPKPECVTLQKKHVRGAGGPVAFEVRDKPASLKADDWARVVAVFVLGKEWQFKDWPFKGHVDIFNKVIGFFVRFEDDSVDSAKVVKQWNVKIISISKNKRHQDRPAALEVWDRLDEFVRARS from the exons ATGGATCCCCTGGCCGTGCTCCGGGACTACGCCGCCCGCGGCGACCTGGACAAGATCATCTTCAACGGCGACGACGTGCTCTTCGGCGACGACTACACCTTCCCGGCCAACGTCCCCACCGCCTTCACCTCCAAGCAGTCGGGCCGCCCCTACCCGCTCTCCGCCGCCGTCTTCCTCGCGCAGCACAACGACCTCAAGCACACCGACTTCCTCCAGGCCGCCCGCCTCCGCCGGATCCCGCCCGTCTCCCTCCCGGACCGCAAGACCTTCCTCGACTTCCTCCACTTCGGGGACAGCTCCCTCCCCTCCGCCGagcccctcctcccctcctccttcgCGCAGGACGCCCacccgcccccgccgccgccgcccccggaggaggagggggaggaccccgacgccgacgaggccTCCACCGCCCACGTCCGCGCCCTCGAGCGGCCCCTCAAggaccgcaacgccgtcctcgaCGCCCGCGGCCGCGACTTCCTCGCCATCTACCACGCCGCGCTGCGCCGCGAGGAGGACCGCCTGCGGAACAAGGACGCCGCGCCCTCCGCCACGGGCCGGCACGAGCCATCCgccacagccgccgccgccctcgcgaACCCCAAGCTTGACAAGTCGCTCGGCGACGGCTTCGTGCCCATCATACTGGTGCCTAGCGCGTCACAGACGCTGATAACAATCTACAACGTGAAGGACTTCCTGGAGGACTTCGTGTTCGTGCCCAGCAACGAGAAGATGCGGGCCATGAAGGGGAGCCCCAAGCCCGAGTGCGTCACCCTGCAGAAGAAGCACGTCCGCGGGGCTGGCGGTCCGGTGGCATTCGAGGTCAGGGACAAGCCGGCCTCGCTCAAGGCCGACGACTGGGCGCGGGTCGTGGCCGTGTTTGTGCTCGGAAAGGAGTGGCAGTTCAAGGACTGGCCCTTCAAGGGTCATGTCGACATCTTCAACAAAG TTATTGGGTTCTTTGTACGCTTTGAAGATGATAGTGTGGATTCAGCAAAAGTGGTCAAGCAGTGGAATGTCAAAATCATATCT ATAAGCAAGAATAAAAGGCATCAGGACAGACCAGCTGCTCTTGAGGTGTGGGATCGGCTGGATGAATTTGTGCGGGCACGCTCATAG
- the LOC125553380 gene encoding non-specific lipid transfer protein GPI-anchored 5-like, translated as MARRRSSGGISSALSLGLAVMAVTWATSTAQQQQQQQPPAVPSVSVPSCPPVQASLSPCVSYFIGNSSSPSDACCSQMQAMFQSQAPCLCAAVSAVPAQLGSVVGGLLPTACNLPPNACSAVTGTSSSAPAGGAAAPSSSGTPTDAAAAAPVTGPADANPAGTPSGGGVKSVPGTVDSAAVECKGTSAAVVVLAMAASFLVAASVF; from the exons ATGGCCCGACGCCGGAGCAGCGGCGGCATCTCGTCCGCGCTGAGCCTGGGGCTCGCCGTGATGGCCGTCACATGGGCGACGTCCACggcgcagcagcagcagcagcagcaaccgcCGGCCGTGCCAAGCGTGAGCGTGCCGAGCTGCCCGCCGGTGCAGGCCTCGCTGTCGCCGTGCGTGAGCTACTTCATCGGCAACTCCTCGTCGCCGTCCGACGCGTGCTGCAGCCAGATGCAGGCCATGTTCCAGTCGCAGGCGCCCTGCCTCTGCGCCGCCGTGTCCGCCGTGCCCGCCCAGCTCGGGTCCGTGGTCGGCGGCCTGCTCCCCACCGCCTGCAACCTGCCCCCCAACGCCTGCTCCG cCGTGACAGGGACCTCGAGCTCTGCTCCGGCTGGTGGCGCAGCGGCGCCGTCGTCGTCGGGGACACCTACTGATGCTGCTGCGGCTGCGCCGGTGACCGGTCCGGCTGATGCGAACCCGGCTGGCACGCCTTCCGGTGGTGGGGTGAAGTCGGTTCCGGGGACGGTAGATTCGGCTGCCGTTGAGTGCAAGGGGACCTCCGCTGCCGTCGTCGTCCTGGCCATGGCTGCCTCGTTCCTAGTAGCTGCTTCTGTTTTCTGA